From the genome of Phlebotomus papatasi isolate M1 chromosome 2, Ppap_2.1, whole genome shotgun sequence:
agtgtttttatttttggaataaatgtAAATCTTTGttgtatatttttttgatattcttgcCACTTTTGTCACTGTGTATAAtcgttttatttctatttaaaaatggtttttttgttttgtgccaaatactttttgaagaaaaaaccaTGCAAAAGTGTAAACtcggaaaataaaagaatcacaatttatacctaattaatttatttacctTCCAtcatttcatcaattttccattctatttttttcttacttctcCTTCATCCAGGCTTCTTTCTCCTGTCTCTCCCGGATCACCTCCTCTAGATAGGGTTGGAGGTACTTGACGTCCTCTTCGTACTTTGTCCACTGCTCCTTTGGCAGGATGGTCTTGGACATTGATAGCTGGAGAGCCCGGATGATGCGGTAATTGCGTTCATCGTAGAGTTTTGGGGGAAGGCGACGAACAGCCTCCTTGACATCGTCATTCTCATACAAGATGTCATCACGGTAGAGTCCTACAGACCCCAAAAGGCTTGTTAGTCAATTATTCTGGTAGCCTGTCAAAGAAACTCACCGTATTGATTGAATCCTGACCAGTTGTAAGCCCATCTTCCAAGGGCAGCTGAAGTTCCAAGAAAAAAGTAGGGTTATGTTATGTAATACTTGGTAAATTTACTGAAATCTTCAATTCTCCTCATTGAATCTCATTCCAAGCTTTAGCATAGATATCAAGGAGTACTTACAAGCTACTCTGGGACCAACCCGTGGTACGTATTGGgccattttgtgcaaaaaatacCAGGAATTGCAGAGAAAAGCAAATTTTTTTCACTGACAGTGAGACAGCTCGCTGACTGGCTTGCAAGTTCCAGTAAGATGGCATGGCATGGCAGTGGCAGAAGAAGCGGAAATGCCTTCTGTCTTTTTGAAAAGAACAGACGCCAAAAATTTcaggtgagaaaaaaaattaatacagtgAAACAAACGttaattcaatgaaaaacagtATACAAAAGTGTCTAAAATCGAgtgatcaataaaatatttcgagATTTGATATAATTCGATGAAataattatcaatttatttaaagattttgacaAGCCTAAAAATAAGAAACTTAAGAACAAAAGGGTGATTTCGACGCAAACAAAGTACCAAAAGTCGAAATATAAACGCAGTGAAGAGTTTGATAAGCACAGATTAGATCAGTGTGAA
Proteins encoded in this window:
- the LOC129803076 gene encoding cytochrome b-c1 complex subunit 7-like, with protein sequence MAQYVPRVGPRVASALGRWAYNWSGFNQYGLYRDDILYENDDVKEAVRRLPPKLYDERNYRIIRALQLSMSKTILPKEQWTKYEEDVKYLQPYLEEVIRERQEKEAWMKEK